The Salmonella enterica subsp. houtenae serovar Houten genome has a segment encoding these proteins:
- the dapD gene encoding 2,3,4,5-tetrahydropyridine-2,6-carboxylate N-succinyltransferase, whose protein sequence is MQQLQNVIETAFERRADITPANVDTVTREAVNQVISLLDSGALRVAEKIDGQWATHQWLKKAVLLSFRINDNQVIDGAESRYFDKVPMKFADYDDARFQKEGFRVVPPAAVRQGAFIARNTVLMPSYVNIGAYVDEGTMVDTWATVGSCAQIGKNVHLSGGVGIGGVLEPLQANPTIIEDNCFIGARSEVVEGVIVEEGSVISMGVYLGQSTKIYDRETGEVHYGRVPAGSVVVSGNLPSKDGKYSLYCAVIVKKVDAKTRGKVGINELLRTID, encoded by the coding sequence ATGCAGCAGTTACAGAACGTTATTGAGACCGCTTTTGAGCGCCGCGCCGATATTACGCCGGCTAATGTAGATACCGTGACCCGAGAGGCGGTAAACCAGGTCATTTCTCTACTTGATTCCGGCGCGCTGCGTGTCGCAGAAAAAATCGACGGTCAGTGGGCCACTCACCAGTGGTTGAAGAAAGCGGTTCTGCTCTCTTTCCGGATTAACGATAACCAGGTTATCGACGGTGCGGAAAGCCGCTACTTCGATAAAGTCCCGATGAAATTCGCTGACTACGACGACGCGCGTTTTCAGAAAGAAGGCTTCCGCGTCGTTCCGCCTGCGGCCGTTCGTCAGGGCGCATTTATCGCCCGCAACACTGTGCTGATGCCGTCTTACGTTAACATCGGCGCTTACGTTGACGAAGGCACCATGGTTGACACTTGGGCGACCGTGGGTTCCTGCGCGCAGATCGGTAAAAACGTTCACCTTTCCGGCGGCGTGGGTATCGGCGGCGTACTGGAGCCGCTGCAGGCTAACCCGACCATCATTGAAGACAACTGCTTTATCGGCGCGCGTTCTGAAGTCGTGGAAGGCGTAATTGTCGAAGAAGGTTCCGTCATTTCTATGGGCGTATACCTCGGCCAGAGCACCAAAATCTACGATCGCGAAACCGGTGAAGTTCACTATGGCCGCGTACCGGCGGGCTCCGTGGTCGTTTCCGGCAACCTGCCGTCAAAAGACGGTAAGTACAGTCTGTACTGCGCGGTGATCGTGAAAAAAGTCGACGCCAAAACGCGTGGTAAAGTGGGCATTAACGAATTATTGCGCACTATTGATTAA
- the proP_1 gene encoding transporter: MSGTYNATIRRVVISAWIGNSIEYYDFLLYGLASALVFGPLFFPGASPFTATLSSFASFGVGFISRPLGALFFGNRGDTLGRKNTLLITLGGMGAVTFLIGCLPSYASIGALAPALLVILRFLQGFLVGGEWGGAMLMVVEYAAGKHRGRLSALSQTGGLTGQLLATGVFIFVTQLPKEALLLWGWRIPFLLSALLVLPGLYMRHRLDETPVFRAFKKQQAINHMQQREERPVVKVVREQWRSILLIMLLRFAESVPFFLATVFAVSWATTQLGIASPTILYIVMFTCLLAYPMHMLFGIVSDRRGCRQVYIFGALFVAAMAFPFFWLLESRSLILMIVGYVLLINIGHNSLNAVQPSFFAGLFHPPVRYSGSSIGAQLGAVVAGGFTPFIAKALSAVYDNSWTLVAGYVVLTALASAFAAKIAPETVLPHSP, encoded by the coding sequence ATGTCCGGAACGTATAATGCCACTATTCGCCGGGTGGTGATTTCCGCCTGGATAGGAAACTCCATTGAATATTATGATTTTCTATTATACGGCCTGGCAAGCGCGCTGGTATTTGGCCCGCTTTTTTTCCCTGGCGCCAGCCCATTTACTGCAACGTTATCTTCTTTTGCCAGTTTCGGCGTGGGATTTATTTCCCGGCCACTGGGCGCGCTATTTTTTGGCAACAGGGGAGATACGCTTGGGCGTAAAAATACGTTATTAATCACGCTAGGGGGGATGGGCGCGGTAACGTTTCTCATCGGTTGCCTGCCTTCTTACGCCAGTATTGGCGCGCTGGCGCCTGCTTTACTGGTTATTCTGCGTTTCCTGCAGGGATTTCTGGTTGGAGGCGAATGGGGAGGCGCCATGTTAATGGTTGTGGAATATGCTGCTGGAAAGCACCGGGGGCGGTTAAGCGCGCTATCGCAAACAGGAGGACTCACGGGACAATTATTGGCGACAGGCGTATTTATATTCGTGACCCAATTACCGAAGGAGGCGTTGTTACTGTGGGGATGGCGTATTCCTTTTCTGCTCAGTGCGCTTTTAGTGTTGCCTGGATTATATATGCGTCATCGTCTGGATGAAACGCCTGTCTTCCGTGCGTTTAAAAAGCAGCAGGCCATTAATCATATGCAGCAAAGAGAAGAAAGGCCGGTGGTCAAAGTAGTACGAGAACAATGGCGCAGTATTTTGCTGATTATGCTTCTACGTTTTGCTGAAAGCGTTCCCTTTTTTCTTGCCACCGTCTTCGCGGTTTCCTGGGCGACGACACAGCTTGGGATTGCCAGCCCGACTATTCTGTACATTGTAATGTTTACCTGTCTGCTGGCGTATCCCATGCACATGCTATTTGGCATCGTGTCGGATCGGCGTGGTTGCCGTCAGGTGTATATTTTCGGCGCGCTTTTTGTAGCGGCAATGGCTTTTCCCTTTTTCTGGCTGCTGGAAAGCCGTTCGCTAATACTGATGATAGTGGGCTACGTTTTGCTGATTAACATTGGTCATAATTCACTGAATGCCGTACAACCCTCTTTTTTCGCCGGACTGTTTCATCCGCCTGTACGCTACAGCGGTTCATCAATTGGCGCGCAGTTGGGGGCGGTTGTGGCAGGGGGATTCACGCCGTTTATCGCTAAAGCGTTAAGCGCAGTCTATGATAACAGTTGGACTTTAGTTGCTGGTTATGTCGTTTTGACTGCGCTGGCTTCGGCGTTTGCGGCAAAGATTGCGCCGGAAACCGTTTTACCGCATTCGCCGTAA
- a CDS encoding Chromosome segregation ATPase gives MYDNLKSLGITNPEEIDRYSLRQEANNDILKIYFQKDRGEFFAKSVKFKYPRQRKTVVADGIGQGYKEVQEISPNLRYVIDELDQICHRDRSELDLKRKILDDLRHLESVVANKISEIESDLEKLTRK, from the coding sequence ATGTATGACAATCTAAAAAGTCTGGGCATTACCAATCCTGAGGAAATCGATCGTTACAGCCTGCGGCAAGAAGCCAACAACGATATCCTGAAAATCTATTTTCAAAAGGATAGAGGTGAATTCTTTGCTAAAAGCGTGAAGTTTAAGTATCCACGCCAGCGTAAAACGGTGGTGGCCGATGGCATCGGTCAGGGTTATAAAGAAGTACAGGAGATTAGCCCTAACCTACGCTATGTAATTGACGAGCTGGACCAAATCTGCCATCGCGATCGCTCAGAACTCGATCTCAAACGTAAGATTCTTGACGATTTGCGCCATCTGGAAAGCGTAGTCGCGAATAAGATCAGTGAAATCGAATCGGATCTGGAAAAACTGACCCGCAAGTAA
- the cdaR_2 gene encoding carbohydrate diacid transcriptional activator CdaR — protein MAELRQLQNMLATPKHNNLIANVFLTEIVVFKPVLRPFGRWDAEDHRKRVEQLIAHMKKNGQLRFSVALGNYFAGLGSIARSYRMDRTTMLVGKQRMPEGCSYFYQNLMLPALLNSLRGGWQVNELALQLDEQR, from the coding sequence ATGGCAGAACTGCGGCAGTTGCAGAATATGCTTGCCACTCCGAAACATAACAACCTGATAGCCAATGTTTTTCTCACCGAAATAGTGGTATTCAAGCCGGTATTACGCCCGTTTGGTCGTTGGGATGCCGAAGATCATCGTAAGCGCGTTGAGCAATTGATCGCCCATATGAAAAAGAACGGGCAGTTACGTTTTAGCGTAGCGTTGGGTAACTACTTTGCCGGGCTGGGCAGTATTGCGCGCTCATACCGTATGGATCGCACCACGATGCTGGTCGGTAAGCAACGGATGCCAGAGGGCTGCAGCTATTTTTATCAGAATTTGATGCTACCAGCTCTGTTAAATAGCCTGCGTGGCGGCTGGCAGGTCAATGAGCTGGCGCTGCAGCTTGATGAACAACGTTAG
- the cdaR_3 gene encoding carbohydrate diacid transcriptional activator CdaR, with amino-acid sequence MNLIQAEENTLALVEWAQRLGIDLNQPRVVAW; translated from the coding sequence ATGAATTTGATTCAGGCCGAAGAAAATACGCTGGCGCTGGTGGAATGGGCACAGCGTTTGGGGATCGATCTGAACCAACCGCGTGTGGTGGCTTGGTAG
- the degP gene encoding serine endoprotease, with translation MKKTTLAMSALALSLGLALSPLSATAAETSSSAMTAQQMPSLAPMLEKVMPSVVSINVEGSTTVNTPRMPRNFQQFFGDDSPFCQDGSPFQNSPFCQGGGNGGNGSQQQKFMALGSGVIIDAAKGYVVTNNHVVDNANVIKVQLSDGRKFDAKVVGKDPRSDIALIQIQNPKNLTAIKLADSDALRVGDYTVAIGNPFGLGETVTSGIVSALGRSGLNVENYENFIQTDAAINRGNSGGALVNLNGELIGINTAILAPDGGNIGIGFAIPSNMVKNLTSQMVEYGQVKRGELGIMGTELNSELAKAMKVDAQRGAFVSQVMPNSSAAKAGIKAGDVITSLNGKPISSFAALRAQVGTMPVGSKISLGLLREGKAITVNLELQQSSQSQVDSSTIFSGIEGAEMSNKGQDKGVVVSSVKANSPAAQIGLKKGDVIIGANQQPVKNIAELRKILDSKPSVLALNIQRGDSSIYLLMQ, from the coding sequence ATGAAAAAAACCACATTAGCAATGAGTGCACTGGCTCTGAGTTTAGGTTTGGCATTGTCGCCTCTGTCTGCCACGGCGGCTGAAACGTCCTCTTCAGCAATGACCGCCCAACAGATGCCAAGCCTGGCGCCGATGCTCGAAAAAGTGATGCCATCGGTGGTCAGTATTAATGTAGAAGGCAGCACCACGGTGAATACGCCGCGTATGCCGCGTAATTTCCAGCAGTTTTTCGGCGATGACTCCCCGTTCTGCCAGGATGGTTCTCCGTTCCAGAATTCCCCTTTCTGTCAGGGCGGCGGTAATGGTGGCAACGGCAGCCAACAACAGAAGTTCATGGCGCTGGGTTCAGGCGTAATTATTGATGCCGCGAAGGGCTACGTCGTCACCAACAACCACGTTGTTGATAATGCCAACGTGATTAAAGTGCAACTGAGCGATGGGCGTAAATTCGATGCCAAAGTGGTGGGCAAAGATCCCCGTTCTGATATCGCGCTGATTCAAATTCAGAATCCGAAAAACCTGACGGCGATTAAACTGGCGGACTCCGACGCGCTGCGCGTGGGGGATTATACCGTGGCCATCGGTAACCCGTTCGGCCTTGGCGAAACGGTGACGTCGGGCATTGTTTCTGCGCTGGGTCGTAGCGGCCTGAACGTAGAAAATTACGAGAACTTTATTCAGACCGACGCCGCGATTAACCGCGGTAACTCCGGCGGCGCGCTGGTGAACCTGAACGGTGAGCTGATCGGTATTAACACCGCGATTCTGGCGCCGGACGGCGGCAACATCGGTATCGGCTTCGCTATCCCGAGCAACATGGTGAAAAACCTGACGTCGCAGATGGTGGAATATGGCCAGGTTAAACGCGGCGAACTGGGGATCATGGGGACTGAGCTGAATTCCGAATTGGCGAAAGCGATGAAAGTCGACGCCCAGCGTGGCGCGTTCGTTAGCCAGGTGATGCCGAATTCGTCCGCGGCGAAAGCGGGTATTAAAGCCGGGGATGTCATTACCTCGTTGAACGGTAAACCGATCAGCAGCTTTGCGGCGCTGCGCGCTCAGGTCGGCACTATGCCGGTCGGCAGCAAAATCAGCCTCGGTCTGCTGCGTGAAGGTAAAGCTATTACGGTCAATCTGGAACTGCAGCAGAGCAGCCAGAGTCAGGTTGATTCCAGCACCATCTTCAGCGGGATTGAAGGCGCTGAAATGAGCAATAAAGGCCAGGATAAAGGCGTTGTGGTGAGCAGCGTGAAAGCGAACTCACCAGCCGCGCAAATTGGCCTCAAAAAAGGCGATGTGATTATCGGCGCTAACCAGCAGCCGGTGAAAAATATCGCCGAGCTGCGTAAGATTCTTGACAGCAAGCCGTCGGTTCTGGCGCTGAATATTCAGCGTGGTGATAGTTCTATTTATCTGCTGATGCAGTAA
- the dgt gene encoding Deoxyguanosinetriphosphate triphospho hydrolase subgroup 1 — protein MASIDFRNKINWHRRYRSPQGVKTEHEILRIFESDRGRIINSPAIRRLQQKTQVFPLERNAAVRTRLTHSMEVQQVGRYIAKEILSRLKEQNRLEEYGLDALTGPFESIVEMACLMHDIGNPPFGHFGEAAINDWFRQRLHPEDAESQPLTHDRCVVSSLRLQEGEDSLNDIRRKVRQDICHFEGNAQGIRLVHTLMRMNLTWAQVGGILKYTRPAWWRGPVPDSHRYLMKKPGYYLSEEKYIARLRKELQLAPYSRFPLTWIMEAADDISYCVADLEDAVEKRIFSVEQLYHHLYHAWGHHESDSLFELVVGNAWEKSRANTLSRGTEDQFFMYLRVNTLNKLVPYAAQRFIDNLPQIFAGTFNQALLEDASSFSRLLELYKNVAVEHVFSHPDVEQLELQGYRVISGLLDIYQPLLSLSLNDFRELVEKDRLKRFPIESRLFQKLSTRHRLAYVEVVSKLPGDSAEYPVLEYYYRCRLIQDYISGMTDLYAWDEYRRLMAVEQ, from the coding sequence ATGGCATCGATCGATTTCCGAAATAAAATTAACTGGCATCGTCGTTATCGTTCACCGCAGGGCGTAAAGACGGAACATGAGATCCTGCGGATTTTTGAAAGCGATCGCGGGCGGATTATCAACTCTCCGGCTATACGCCGTTTGCAGCAAAAAACACAGGTTTTCCCGTTGGAGCGCAATGCCGCGGTGCGTACGCGCCTGACGCATTCGATGGAAGTTCAGCAGGTGGGGCGTTATATCGCGAAAGAGATTTTAAGCCGCCTGAAAGAGCAAAACCGGCTTGAGGAGTACGGTCTGGATGCGCTGACCGGCCCCTTTGAAAGCATTGTGGAAATGGCCTGCCTGATGCACGACATCGGTAATCCGCCGTTCGGTCATTTTGGTGAGGCGGCGATCAATGACTGGTTTCGTCAGCGGCTGCATCCGGAAGATGCGGAAAGTCAGCCGCTCACGCATGATCGCTGTGTGGTTTCCTCGCTACGCCTGCAGGAGGGCGAAGACAGTCTGAACGATATTCGCCGCAAAGTTCGGCAGGATATCTGCCATTTTGAAGGCAATGCGCAGGGGATTCGTCTGGTACATACGCTCATGCGGATGAATCTTACCTGGGCGCAGGTTGGCGGGATTTTAAAATATACCCGTCCGGCATGGTGGCGAGGGCCAGTGCCGGATTCCCATCGCTATTTAATGAAGAAACCGGGCTATTATCTTTCTGAAGAGAAGTATATTGCGAGGTTACGTAAAGAACTTCAGTTAGCGCCTTACAGTCGCTTTCCATTAACGTGGATTATGGAAGCCGCAGATGATATTTCTTATTGCGTCGCCGATCTTGAAGACGCGGTAGAGAAAAGAATCTTTAGCGTTGAGCAGCTTTATCACCATTTATATCACGCGTGGGGCCACCACGAGAGTGATTCGCTGTTTGAGCTGGTGGTAGGAAATGCGTGGGAAAAATCACGCGCCAATACATTAAGCCGTGGTACCGAAGATCAGTTTTTTATGTATTTACGGGTTAATACATTAAATAAACTGGTGCCCTATGCCGCTCAGCGTTTTATTGATAATTTACCGCAGATTTTTGCCGGAACCTTCAATCAGGCGTTGCTGGAAGATGCCAGCAGTTTTAGTCGCCTGCTTGAATTATATAAGAACGTGGCGGTTGAACATGTGTTTAGCCATCCGGATGTAGAACAGCTTGAACTACAGGGATACCGGGTGATCAGCGGGTTATTAGATATCTATCAGCCGCTATTAAGTCTGTCGCTTAACGACTTTCGCGAGCTGGTGGAAAAAGATCGGTTGAAACGCTTTCCCATAGAATCGCGCTTATTTCAGAAACTTTCTACGCGCCATCGTTTGGCCTACGTAGAAGTCGTCAGCAAATTACCCGGGGATTCGGCGGAGTATCCGGTGCTGGAATATTATTATCGTTGTCGGTTGATTCAGGATTATATCAGCGGTATGACTGACCTTTACGCATGGGATGAATATCGGCGTTTGATGGCGGTCGAACAGTAA
- the mtn gene encoding MTA/SAH nucleosidase codes for MKIGIIGAMEEEVTLLRDKIDNRQTLTLGGCEIYTGQLNGTEVALLKSGIGKVAAALGATLLLEHCKPDVIINTGSAGGLASTLKVGDIVVSDEARYHDADVTAFGYEYGQLPGCPAGFKADDKLIAAAESCIRELNLNAVRGLIVSGDAFINGSVGLAKIRHNFPEAVAVEMEATAIAHVCYNFNVPFVVVRAISDVADQQSHLSFDEFLAVAAKQSTLMVETLVQKLAHG; via the coding sequence ATGAAAATCGGCATCATTGGCGCAATGGAAGAAGAAGTTACGCTGCTGCGTGACAAAATTGACAACCGTCAGACGCTTACGCTGGGCGGCTGCGAAATTTACACCGGCCAGTTGAACGGCACCGAAGTGGCGTTACTGAAATCCGGTATCGGTAAAGTCGCGGCGGCGCTGGGCGCAACGTTGCTTCTGGAGCACTGCAAACCAGACGTGATCATCAATACCGGTTCCGCAGGCGGTCTGGCGTCCACGCTGAAGGTCGGCGATATCGTCGTCTCTGACGAAGCGCGTTACCACGACGCTGATGTGACCGCTTTCGGCTATGAGTACGGGCAATTACCGGGCTGTCCGGCCGGATTTAAGGCCGATGACAAACTGATCGCCGCCGCGGAATCCTGTATCAGGGAGCTGAATCTGAACGCGGTACGCGGCCTTATCGTCAGCGGTGACGCATTTATTAACGGCTCCGTCGGGCTGGCGAAAATCCGGCATAACTTCCCCGAAGCGGTCGCCGTAGAGATGGAAGCCACCGCTATCGCACACGTCTGTTATAACTTCAACGTGCCGTTCGTGGTAGTACGCGCTATCTCTGACGTGGCCGATCAGCAATCGCACCTCAGCTTTGACGAATTCCTCGCGGTGGCGGCGAAACAGTCGACTCTGATGGTCGAAACGCTGGTACAGAAGCTGGCGCATGGCTAA
- the btuF gene encoding cobalamin periplasmic binding protein, whose translation MAKQMFRALAALLLMLPVWLYAAPRVITLSPANTELAFAAGITPVGVSSYSDYPPEAQKIEQVSTWQGMNLERIVALKPDLVVAWRGGNAERQVNQLTSLGIKVMWVDAVTIEQIADALRQLAAWSPQPEKARQAAQTLLKEYAALKAGYAGKAKKRVFLQFGMNPLFTSGKGSIQHQVLTTCGGENVFADSRVPWPQVSREQVLARHPQAIIVAGKAGEILKIEQYWGNLLKIPVIPLNSDWFERASPRIILAAKQLCNALSQVN comes from the coding sequence ATGGCTAAGCAAATGTTCAGGGCGCTGGCCGCCCTGCTGCTTATGCTACCGGTGTGGCTTTACGCTGCGCCGCGCGTCATTACCCTCTCTCCCGCCAATACGGAACTCGCTTTTGCCGCCGGGATTACGCCCGTTGGCGTCAGCAGCTATTCCGACTACCCGCCTGAAGCGCAAAAAATAGAACAGGTCTCTACCTGGCAGGGAATGAATCTGGAGCGCATTGTGGCGCTGAAGCCAGATCTGGTCGTCGCCTGGCGCGGCGGTAATGCGGAACGCCAGGTAAACCAACTAACTTCATTAGGTATTAAGGTAATGTGGGTGGACGCGGTGACCATCGAACAGATTGCCGACGCGCTCCGTCAACTGGCCGCCTGGAGCCCGCAACCGGAAAAGGCTCGCCAGGCGGCGCAGACGTTGCTGAAGGAGTACGCCGCGCTCAAAGCCGGGTATGCCGGTAAAGCTAAAAAGCGCGTCTTTCTTCAGTTTGGCATGAATCCCCTGTTTACCAGCGGTAAAGGATCTATTCAACATCAGGTTTTGACGACCTGCGGCGGAGAAAACGTCTTCGCTGACAGCCGCGTACCGTGGCCGCAAGTCAGCCGTGAGCAGGTGCTGGCAAGGCATCCCCAGGCCATTATCGTGGCCGGAAAAGCGGGCGAAATTCTCAAAATTGAACAGTACTGGGGAAACCTGCTAAAAATTCCGGTTATTCCGCTTAACAGCGACTGGTTTGAACGCGCAAGCCCGCGTATTATCCTCGCCGCAAAACAACTCTGTAATGCGCTTTCACAGGTGAATTAG
- the SBOV01721 gene encoding inner membrane protein YadS, whose protein sequence is MLVYWLDIVGTAVFAISGVLLAGKLRMDPFGVLVLGVVTAVGGGTIRDMALDNGPVFWVKDPTDLVVAMVTSMLTILLVRQPRRLPKWMLPVLDAVGLAVFVGIGVNKAFLAETGPLIAVCMGVITGVGGGIIRDVLAREIPMILRTEIYATACIIGGIVHATAFYTFSVPLESASMMGMVVTLFIRLAAIRWHLKLPTFALNEN, encoded by the coding sequence ATGCTCGTCTATTGGCTGGATATTGTAGGCACGGCTGTATTTGCTATCTCTGGCGTGTTGCTGGCCGGGAAATTACGTATGGACCCGTTTGGCGTCCTGGTGCTCGGCGTCGTTACTGCCGTCGGCGGCGGGACAATCCGCGATATGGCGCTGGATAACGGCCCGGTATTCTGGGTTAAAGATCCTACCGATCTGGTCGTCGCTATGGTCACCAGTATGCTGACCATCCTGCTGGTTCGCCAGCCAAGACGTCTGCCGAAATGGATGTTGCCGGTACTGGATGCGGTCGGGCTGGCGGTATTTGTCGGCATTGGGGTGAATAAAGCCTTCCTCGCCGAAACGGGGCCATTAATCGCAGTCTGTATGGGGGTGATTACCGGCGTCGGCGGCGGGATTATTCGCGATGTTCTGGCACGCGAGATCCCCATGATCCTACGCACCGAAATCTATGCCACGGCCTGTATTATCGGCGGGATTGTTCACGCCACCGCGTTTTATACGTTTTCAGTGCCGCTGGAAAGCGCCAGCATGATGGGTATGGTCGTCACGCTGTTCATTCGGCTGGCGGCGATACGTTGGCACCTGAAGCTGCCGACCTTTGCCTTAAATGAGAACTGA
- the yadR gene encoding iron-sulfur cluster insertion protein ErpA, whose translation MSDDVALPLQFTDAAANKVKSLIADEDNPNLKLRVYITGGGCSGFQYGFTFDDQVNEGDMTIEKQGVGLVVDPMSLQYLVGGSVDYTEGLEGSRFIVTNPNAKSTCGCGSSFSI comes from the coding sequence ATGAGTGATGACGTAGCGCTGCCGTTGCAGTTTACCGACGCAGCAGCGAATAAAGTAAAAAGTCTTATCGCTGACGAAGATAACCCGAATCTGAAACTGCGCGTGTATATCACCGGCGGTGGTTGCAGCGGCTTCCAGTATGGTTTTACCTTTGACGATCAGGTTAACGAAGGGGATATGACCATCGAAAAACAGGGCGTTGGCCTGGTGGTTGATCCGATGAGTTTGCAGTATCTGGTTGGTGGTTCGGTCGATTATACCGAAGGCCTGGAAGGTTCCCGCTTCATTGTAACCAACCCGAATGCGAAAAGTACCTGCGGGTGTGGCTCTTCCTTCAGCATTTGA
- the clcA gene encoding H(+)/Cl(-) exchange transporter ClcA, with translation MKTDTSTFLAQQIVRLRRRDQIRRLIQRDKTPLAILFMAAVVGTLTGLVGVAFEKAVSWVQNMRIGALVQVADHAFLLWPLAFILSGLLAMVGYFLVRKFAPEAGGSGIPEIEGALEELRPVRWWRVLPVKFIGGMGTLGAGMVLGREGPTVQIGGNLGRMVLDVFRMRSAEARHTLLATGAAAGLSAAFNAPLAGILFIIEEMRPQFRYNLISIKAVFTGVIMSSIVFRIFNGEAPIIEVGKLSDAPVNTLWLYLILGIIFGCVGPVFNTLVLRTQDMFQRFHGGEIKKWVLMGGAIGGLCGILGLIEPEAAGGGFNLIPIAAAGNFSVGLLLFIFITRVVTTLLCFSSGAPGGIFAPMLALGTLLGTAFGMAAAVLFPQYHLEAGTFAIAGMGALMAASVRAPLTGIVLVLEMTDNYQLILPMIITCLGATLLAQFLGGKPLYSTILARTLAKQDAEQAAKSQNAPAGENT, from the coding sequence ATGAAAACAGACACTTCCACCTTTTTAGCTCAGCAAATCGTGCGCTTACGGCGCAGAGATCAGATTCGCCGGTTAATACAGCGGGATAAAACGCCGCTGGCTATCCTGTTCATGGCGGCCGTTGTCGGCACGCTTACTGGACTGGTTGGCGTCGCCTTTGAAAAGGCTGTTTCCTGGGTACAAAACATGCGCATTGGCGCGCTGGTTCAGGTTGCGGACCATGCGTTTTTACTTTGGCCTCTGGCCTTTATCCTTTCGGGGTTACTGGCGATGGTCGGCTACTTTTTGGTGCGAAAATTTGCGCCGGAAGCCGGCGGCTCGGGTATTCCGGAAATAGAAGGCGCGCTGGAGGAGCTACGTCCGGTGCGCTGGTGGCGCGTGTTGCCGGTGAAGTTTATCGGCGGGATGGGGACGTTGGGCGCAGGAATGGTATTAGGGCGCGAAGGGCCAACGGTGCAAATCGGGGGCAACCTGGGACGCATGGTGCTGGATGTTTTTCGTATGCGCAGCGCTGAAGCGCGGCATACGTTGCTGGCGACCGGCGCGGCGGCGGGGCTCTCTGCGGCGTTTAACGCGCCGCTGGCGGGTATCCTGTTTATTATTGAAGAGATGCGCCCGCAGTTTCGCTACAACCTGATTTCGATTAAAGCGGTGTTTACCGGCGTAATCATGTCGAGCATTGTGTTCCGCATATTTAACGGCGAAGCGCCGATTATTGAAGTCGGCAAACTGTCTGATGCCCCGGTTAACACTCTGTGGCTATACCTTATCCTCGGCATTATTTTTGGCTGCGTTGGGCCGGTGTTTAATACGCTGGTGCTGCGAACTCAGGACATGTTTCAGCGCTTTCATGGCGGCGAAATTAAAAAATGGGTGCTAATGGGCGGCGCGATCGGCGGCCTGTGCGGTATTCTGGGGTTGATTGAGCCGGAGGCGGCAGGCGGCGGGTTTAACCTTATTCCTATCGCCGCGGCAGGTAATTTTAGCGTCGGACTACTGCTGTTCATCTTTATTACCCGGGTTGTCACAACGCTGCTTTGCTTTTCTTCCGGCGCGCCGGGGGGAATTTTCGCCCCGATGCTGGCGCTGGGAACGCTGCTTGGGACGGCCTTTGGCATGGCGGCGGCAGTGCTTTTCCCGCAGTATCACCTGGAGGCCGGTACCTTTGCGATTGCCGGGATGGGGGCGCTGATGGCGGCGTCGGTGCGCGCCCCGCTGACGGGGATTGTGCTGGTACTGGAGATGACTGATAACTATCAGCTCATTTTGCCAATGATTATCACCTGTCTTGGCGCGACACTATTAGCCCAGTTTTTGGGCGGGAAACCGTTATACTCAACCATCCTGGCGCGCACTCTGGCGAAGCAGGATGCGGAACAGGCGGCGAAAAGCCAGAATGCGCCTGCAGGCGAGAATACTTGA